Proteins encoded within one genomic window of Ovis aries strain OAR_USU_Benz2616 breed Rambouillet chromosome 1, ARS-UI_Ramb_v3.0, whole genome shotgun sequence:
- the LOC101119949 gene encoding neuroblastoma breakpoint family member 6-like protein — protein MAVSHTIFSGLRTEMGILETNQYLHSQLEKSKQEFRDLTEKLLTSQATVYSLANQLQKYKCEEYKDLIESVLEEKVPFEEGELAEKRRLATRLGRDDYLIEAQARELTCLRQKIQEGKGVCHLFTQHAKNTIKTFESFLKGTDMTYYQRQRFCELLAQGSQLAERLASKLSTENRHDRKDEEGLESLAARLNMGLQEEEVNEVLEDSLDEKYLTHSSRHDSHQPPSSIASVCDVQDQL, from the exons ATGGCAGTATCTCACACCATTTTCTCTGGTTTGAGGACAGAAATGGGCATTTTGGAAACCAACCAGTACTTGCACTCCCAGCtggaaaaaagcaaacaggaatTTCGAGACCTCACAGAGAAACTGCTCACGTCCCAAGCTACTGTTTACTCCCTGGCCAACCAGCTGCAgaaataca AGTGTGAAGAGTACAAGGACCTCATTGAATCTGTGCTGGAGGAGAAAGTGCCCTTTGAGGAAGGGGAGCTGGCAGAGAAGAGAAGACTGGCTACACGGCTTGG GAGAGATGATTACCTGATTGAGGCTCAGGCCCGAGAACTGACCTGCTTACGACAGAAGATACAGGAAGGGAAAGGTGTCTGTCATCTATTCACACAGCATGCAAAGAACACAATCAAGACTTTTGAGAGTTTCCTCAAGGGCACTGACATGACCTACTACCAGAGACAGAGATTCTGTGAGCTCCTGGCCCAAGGAAGCCAGCTGGCAGAGAGACTTGCCAGCAAACTCTCCACTG AAAATCGCCATGATAGGAAGGATGAAGAGGGACTGGAGTCACTGGCAGCCAG GCTCAACATGGGGCTCCAGGAGGAAGAAGTGAATGAAGTCCTGGAGGACTCACTAGATGAAAAGTATCTGACACATTCCAGTCGCCATGACTCCCACCAGCCTCCCAGCAGCATTGCCTCTGTGTGTGATGTGCAGGACCAGCTCTGA